From Bosea sp. NBC_00550, the proteins below share one genomic window:
- a CDS encoding FadR/GntR family transcriptional regulator — MIEHLARQPDEPSARLKSDSDSHAIYQSLRSSIVEGQLRTGARLPTERALASRFGAARNTVRKTMNQLADEGLIIRHVGRGTFVARSQSKTSAEATAEPDFSLGELLEARLMFEPTLAELVAERATEQDLAALSTYLEALRNAASWSEFKEAKYALHLAIVRASRNGFLVSVFERIIASRRKAGWGRPGGHPLPISAVRAAAARDNAAIIDALKARDASKARDLISSYLLRTLMSVSES, encoded by the coding sequence ATGATCGAGCACCTGGCAAGACAACCGGACGAGCCCAGCGCGCGGCTGAAATCCGATTCGGACAGTCATGCCATCTACCAGAGCCTGCGCAGCTCGATCGTCGAGGGACAGTTGCGGACCGGCGCGCGCCTGCCGACCGAAAGGGCGCTCGCTTCGCGCTTCGGCGCCGCCCGCAACACCGTGCGCAAGACGATGAACCAGCTCGCCGACGAAGGGCTGATCATCCGCCATGTCGGGCGGGGCACTTTCGTGGCCCGAAGCCAGTCGAAGACCAGCGCGGAAGCGACCGCCGAACCCGATTTCAGCCTGGGCGAACTGCTGGAGGCCCGCCTGATGTTCGAGCCGACGCTGGCCGAACTGGTCGCGGAACGGGCGACCGAGCAGGATCTCGCGGCGCTGTCGACCTATCTCGAAGCACTTCGCAATGCCGCGAGCTGGAGCGAGTTCAAGGAAGCCAAATACGCCTTGCACCTCGCCATCGTCCGCGCTTCGCGAAACGGCTTCCTCGTCTCGGTGTTCGAGCGGATCATCGCGTCGCGGCGCAAGGCAGGTTGGGGTCGACCGGGTGGTCATCCGCTTCCGATCAGCGCCGTGCGCGCGGCCGCCGCACGCGACAATGCCGCGATCATCGACGCCTTGAAGGCCCGGGACGCGAGCAAGGCGCGCGACCTCATCAGCAGCTATCTCCTGCGCACGCTGATGTCGGTCAGCGAGAGCTGA
- a CDS encoding ABC transporter permease, translated as MGAYLAKRLAASAVTALLASMVVFLLVRSVPGDVVGQMLGQTSDPIATKALREFFGLDQPVWRQYLGWLGHVLTGDFGTSWTRGQPVLGMIGSALAVTVQLAFATLILATLIGVPLGILSAIYEGRALDRAVQAFNLLGLAAPVFWIGLMLLVGMSAGFDWSPPLMYVPPTEALGENLSMIALPVLSLALLQAAAYSQFVRQSIVSALGQDYVRTATAKGVPTRTIFFTHLLRNIAIPLVTFMGLILIQILGGAVIIESLFALPGLGRLLLSSIETRDYPVLQAGLLVVVVVAMLVNLLVDLSYRIIDPRVRLG; from the coding sequence ATGGGCGCTTATCTCGCAAAACGACTGGCAGCCTCTGCCGTCACGGCGCTGCTGGCGTCGATGGTGGTGTTCCTGCTGGTGCGGTCGGTGCCCGGTGACGTGGTCGGCCAGATGCTCGGCCAAACCAGCGATCCGATCGCGACCAAGGCACTGCGCGAGTTCTTCGGCCTCGATCAACCGGTCTGGCGGCAATATCTCGGCTGGCTCGGGCATGTCCTCACCGGCGATTTCGGCACCAGCTGGACGCGCGGGCAGCCCGTCCTCGGCATGATCGGCTCGGCGCTCGCGGTAACCGTTCAGCTGGCCTTCGCCACCCTCATTCTGGCGACGCTGATCGGCGTCCCGCTCGGCATTCTCTCCGCCATCTACGAAGGCCGCGCGCTCGACCGCGCGGTCCAGGCCTTCAATCTGCTCGGCCTGGCCGCGCCGGTGTTCTGGATCGGTCTCATGCTGCTGGTCGGCATGTCGGCCGGCTTCGATTGGTCGCCCCCGCTGATGTATGTGCCACCGACCGAAGCTTTGGGCGAAAACCTTTCGATGATCGCCCTCCCGGTGCTGAGCCTCGCTTTGCTGCAGGCTGCCGCCTACAGCCAGTTCGTGCGGCAGAGCATCGTCTCCGCCCTCGGGCAGGACTATGTGCGGACCGCGACCGCCAAGGGCGTCCCCACGCGGACCATCTTCTTCACCCATCTGCTGCGCAACATCGCGATTCCGCTGGTGACGTTCATGGGCCTGATCCTCATCCAGATTCTGGGGGGTGCCGTCATCATCGAGAGCCTGTTCGCGCTGCCGGGACTCGGCAGGTTGTTGCTGTCGTCGATCGAGACGCGGGACTATCCCGTGCTGCAGGCCGGGCTGCTGGTCGTGGTCGTGGTGGCCATGCTGGTCAATCTGCTTGTCGATCTCTCCTACCGGATCATCGATCCACGCGTCCGGCTGGGTTAG
- a CDS encoding alpha/beta hydrolase: MSSDQFFWSALSAEEHELQYNPQAAFPNFKDAQADRAPINAEALARLERHADLSYGEHALRKVDIYPAPRKTEPSPVHIFYHGGYWRAQDKENFAFVAAPLVAAGITTVIANYELCPASTLDGVAESAIAALAWVRREARRFGGDPGRISLSGHSAGAHLVAECLAHDWAAEGVDPAFVSGAVLISGIYDPRPVMPTSVNADVRLTEEIAKRRDVERRDVRVRCPVTVFVGGLEPWHWIDQSYRYSHHLHRSGMNPEVHTLPRWGHFDILNEFREPGSPILEAVIGQSR; encoded by the coding sequence ATGTCTTCCGATCAGTTCTTCTGGTCCGCGCTCAGCGCGGAAGAGCACGAGCTCCAATACAATCCGCAGGCAGCGTTCCCGAATTTCAAGGACGCCCAGGCAGACCGGGCGCCGATCAATGCCGAAGCCTTGGCGCGGCTGGAACGCCATGCAGACCTGTCCTATGGCGAGCATGCTCTGCGCAAGGTCGACATCTATCCAGCGCCGCGGAAAACCGAGCCGAGCCCGGTCCATATCTTCTATCATGGCGGCTATTGGCGTGCGCAGGACAAGGAGAACTTCGCCTTCGTCGCCGCTCCGCTGGTAGCGGCCGGGATCACCACCGTGATCGCGAATTACGAGCTCTGCCCGGCTTCGACGCTTGACGGCGTGGCGGAATCCGCGATTGCGGCTCTGGCCTGGGTGAGACGCGAAGCACGCCGTTTCGGTGGCGATCCCGGGCGCATCAGCCTGTCCGGGCATTCGGCAGGCGCCCATCTCGTCGCAGAATGCCTCGCGCATGACTGGGCGGCAGAGGGCGTCGATCCGGCCTTCGTCAGCGGCGCGGTGCTCATCAGCGGGATCTACGATCCGCGACCGGTCATGCCGACCAGCGTCAATGCGGATGTGCGCCTGACGGAAGAGATCGCAAAACGCCGCGATGTCGAGCGGCGGGACGTGCGTGTCAGATGTCCGGTCACCGTCTTCGTGGGCGGCCTCGAGCCATGGCATTGGATCGATCAAAGCTACCGCTACTCGCATCATCTCCACCGCAGCGGCATGAATCCGGAAGTCCACACGCTGCCGCGCTGGGGCCATTTCGACATCCTGAACGAGTTCCGTGAACCGGGAAGCCCGATCCTCGAAGCGGTCATCGGACAGTCCCGCTGA
- a CDS encoding ABC transporter permease, with protein sequence MSTSPTFPSFRARLSRLVLRARLEPDLALGVVLLAFVLLVVLFPSLFTSHSPLAVNVDRAMEAPSSAHPFGTDDVGRDVLARVVHGTRMTLSICASALAAAALIGGALGMISGFLGGRIDMVLGRLVDVILSFPPIIFGVMVTGILGPKTINLVFALTVVYVPLFFRIARSGAMAEAGMTYVEAARSLGLSPRLILMRHVARNVLPVILVQCMVLFPLMLQIQSALGFLGLGVQPPTPDWGAILQQGKDYILLAPWMSAFPGLAILITALALMLVGRALQRRMDRR encoded by the coding sequence ATGAGCACCTCACCAACCTTTCCTTCCTTCCGCGCCCGCTTGTCGCGCCTCGTTCTGCGCGCGCGCCTCGAGCCGGACCTGGCTCTCGGCGTGGTTCTGCTCGCCTTCGTGCTGCTGGTCGTGCTGTTTCCGAGCCTGTTCACCAGCCATTCGCCGCTGGCGGTCAATGTCGACAGGGCGATGGAAGCTCCCTCGTCGGCGCATCCGTTCGGGACGGACGATGTCGGCCGCGACGTGCTCGCCCGCGTCGTGCATGGCACGCGCATGACCCTCTCCATCTGCGCCTCGGCCCTGGCTGCCGCGGCCTTGATCGGGGGGGCGCTCGGCATGATCTCGGGTTTCCTCGGCGGGCGCATCGATATGGTGCTCGGCCGGCTCGTCGACGTCATCCTGAGCTTTCCGCCGATCATCTTCGGCGTGATGGTCACCGGCATCCTCGGCCCGAAGACCATCAACCTCGTCTTCGCCCTCACGGTCGTCTACGTGCCGCTCTTCTTCCGCATCGCCAGATCGGGAGCCATGGCAGAAGCCGGCATGACCTATGTCGAGGCAGCCCGCAGCCTTGGCCTGTCGCCGCGCCTGATTCTCATGCGGCACGTCGCGCGAAATGTCCTGCCCGTCATCCTCGTCCAGTGCATGGTGCTGTTTCCGCTCATGCTGCAGATCCAGTCCGCACTCGGATTTCTGGGTCTCGGCGTTCAGCCGCCGACGCCCGACTGGGGCGCGATCCTGCAGCAGGGCAAGGACTACATCCTGTTGGCGCCGTGGATGTCGGCCTTTCCGGGCCTCGCCATTCTGATCACGGCGCTCGCGCTGATGCTGGTGGGCCGGGCCCTGCAGCGCCGGATGGACCGGCGCTGA
- a CDS encoding thiamine pyrophosphate-binding protein, whose product MGERMARTGAQLLVDCLALQAVDRVFCVPGESYIAVLDALHDKRDEIELIVCRQEGGAANMADAHGKLTGRPGICFVTRGPGATNASIGVHTAFQDSTPMILFIGQVGRDFADREGFQEVDFRAMFAPLAKWAAQIDDPARIPEYLHRAFQTAMAGRPGPVVLSLPEDMLSAVVEGEIDLGRRADPLPAAPRSDQVADAMAMLAKAQRPMVIAGGGGWTTQAGRDLVAFAGRNHVPVAVSLRCQDYLPNADTCFVGHFGIGAEPSLVRRLAEADLLLVLGPRLGEMTTAGYTLLAPPRPAGKTLVHVHPDPDELGRVYQADLPINAAASTTIAALAAQAPIAAPAWAEWARACRADYEASLVPTAQPGQVNLGEVIVQLREAFPDDTIICSGAGNYTGWLHRHWPFSTYRTQLAPSSGAMGYGVPAAVAAKLAFPEREVVSIAGDGCFMMNGQELATAAQYGLKIVFIVVNNGMYGTIRMHQERHYPARESGTALTNPDFVTLAQAYGLHAERVEATGDFDAALQRARSAGTGALIELVTDPEALSVRSTLSKLRSSSLERLARTA is encoded by the coding sequence ATGGGCGAGCGAATGGCACGGACGGGCGCGCAGCTGCTGGTGGATTGCCTCGCCCTGCAGGCGGTGGACCGGGTCTTCTGCGTGCCGGGCGAGAGCTACATCGCCGTGCTGGATGCCTTGCACGACAAGCGCGACGAGATCGAGCTGATCGTCTGCCGCCAGGAGGGCGGGGCGGCCAACATGGCGGATGCTCACGGCAAGCTGACCGGTCGTCCCGGCATCTGCTTCGTGACACGCGGGCCTGGCGCGACGAACGCATCGATCGGCGTCCACACCGCTTTCCAGGACTCGACGCCGATGATCCTGTTCATCGGCCAGGTCGGGCGCGATTTCGCCGACCGCGAGGGCTTCCAGGAAGTCGACTTCCGAGCGATGTTCGCGCCGTTGGCGAAGTGGGCGGCGCAAATCGACGACCCCGCGCGAATCCCCGAATATCTGCATCGTGCCTTCCAGACGGCGATGGCCGGACGGCCCGGACCCGTCGTTCTGTCGCTGCCGGAAGACATGCTCAGCGCGGTCGTCGAAGGTGAAATCGACCTGGGGCGGCGGGCCGACCCGCTGCCGGCCGCGCCCCGCTCGGATCAGGTCGCCGATGCCATGGCGATGCTGGCGAAAGCCCAACGGCCGATGGTGATCGCGGGCGGCGGCGGCTGGACCACGCAGGCCGGGCGCGACCTCGTCGCCTTCGCCGGCCGCAACCACGTGCCGGTCGCGGTTTCGCTGCGTTGCCAGGATTATCTGCCGAACGCTGACACCTGCTTCGTCGGCCATTTCGGGATCGGGGCTGAGCCCAGTCTCGTCAGGCGCCTTGCCGAGGCCGATCTTCTGCTCGTCCTCGGTCCGCGGCTGGGGGAAATGACGACGGCGGGCTACACGCTCCTGGCCCCGCCGCGACCAGCCGGGAAGACGTTGGTTCACGTGCATCCCGATCCGGATGAACTCGGCCGGGTGTACCAGGCCGATCTGCCGATCAATGCCGCGGCCAGCACGACGATCGCGGCGCTTGCGGCGCAGGCGCCCATCGCGGCGCCGGCATGGGCCGAATGGGCGCGCGCGTGCCGCGCCGACTACGAGGCGAGCCTGGTCCCCACAGCGCAGCCCGGCCAGGTGAATCTGGGCGAGGTGATCGTGCAGCTTCGCGAGGCGTTCCCCGACGACACCATCATCTGTTCGGGAGCCGGCAATTACACCGGCTGGCTGCATCGCCACTGGCCCTTCTCCACCTACCGCACGCAACTCGCCCCGAGCTCGGGCGCCATGGGCTATGGTGTGCCGGCCGCGGTGGCGGCGAAGCTCGCCTTTCCGGAGCGCGAGGTGGTGTCGATCGCCGGTGATGGCTGCTTCATGATGAACGGGCAGGAGCTGGCGACGGCGGCGCAATATGGGCTGAAGATCGTGTTCATCGTCGTCAACAACGGCATGTACGGGACCATCCGCATGCACCAGGAGCGCCATTATCCGGCACGCGAAAGCGGCACGGCGTTGACGAACCCCGATTTCGTCACGCTGGCGCAGGCCTATGGCCTGCATGCGGAGCGCGTGGAAGCGACGGGCGATTTCGACGCGGCGCTGCAGCGCGCACGCAGCGCAGGCACCGGGGCACTCATCGAGCTGGTGACCGATCCGGAGGCGCTCTCCGTCCGCTCGACGCTTTCGAAGCTGCGCAGCAGCTCGCTGGAGCGTCTGGCCCGGACCGCTTGA